ACAAATGCCCGAAGAGCGTGGAACTGTTGGAGAGCCTCCCGCGCACCGGCTCGGGCAAGATCTATAAAAAAGGACTCCGGGGCTGAGAGGCGGCGTTTCCGCACCCGGACAAGGCCCTCTTGCGGCCCCATCCGTTCGTTTGCCGGAGCATCCCGCGGCAAAGCGGGGAGCGTCAAGGAGTGACAGCATGCAGCCCGTCGTCAAACAGCTCGATCTCTCTGCGGAATTCTACACGGAGGAGGGGTGTTTCATCATCGAAGTGTCCAACTCGGCCGATGACCCGGGGCTGTCGGTCGCCCGCGCGAGGGTCCCGGCCGGCCGGACCACCCGATGGCACCGCCTGCGGGGAACCGTCGAACGCTATGTCATCCTCGAGGGGACCGGACTGGTCGAGGTCGAAGGGATGCCCGGCGCCCGAGTCCTTCCGGGCGACGTCATCCTCATCCCACCCGCCGCCTCACAGCGCATCACCAGCACGGGGAGCTCGGACCTCGTATTCCTGGCGCTGTGCACCCCGCGCTTCGATCCCGAGGTCTACGAAGACACCGAGGAAGGCCTCCAGGCCCCTGTCAGGCGACCCGCTGAAGGACCTCCCGCAGACGGTCCCGCAGGCGGCGGATGAGGCGCTCCGGGGCGCTCCTCCGATACAGCCGGGCCTTTTCCTCCGCGCTCACCTGGTCCGGGCAGTGGCGCAGCTTCACCTTGATCACCGCCAGGAGGTCGTCCTCTTCGAAGCGCTCGAAGATCCGCCTCAACCCGAAGAACCGGAACTCGCTCGCCGAGATGGAAGCCCCCCAGTCGATGATATAAGGCCGGCCGTCGTCTCCGAATAGGATGTTCGCGGCGCGCTTCAGGTCGCAGTGAGCGACCCCCCTCGCATGGCACTGCAGAACCGCCTCCTGCAGTCGATCGAAGAAATTTGGGTCGAGCGTGCGCTCCTGCTCCAGGTTTTCGAGCGTCCGGCCCGGCAGCCGCTCCATGACGATCGCGACCCCATCGACCACTCCGATCAACCGCGGGACGCCCGGGACGCCGGCAAGGCGCCGCAGGGCCTTCTGCTCACGCCAGACGAGGAAGCGTCCAGCCGTGTGGCGGTACCACGCATGGTTGACGCTGAAATCCTTGACGACGGCCCCTGCCCCTTCTTCCTCGAGGAGCCAGATCGCCGGCCGGGTGCTCGAGGGCGCCCTCAGCACACGCACGGCCCGTTCGGGCAGGTCGGCAAGACGGATGTTCTCGAACATGAAAAACCTCAGCAGCGGTAGCGGTAATAGGCCGCACACGTCCCCTCCCCCGAGACCATACAGGGGCCTACGGGATCCTGGGGCGTGCAGCGCCGGCCGAAAAGCGGACACTCAGGGGGACGCATCCGCCCCCTCAACACCTCGGCACAGCGGCACCCGGCCGGCTCCACCGCCGGCGGGACGGCGAGGTCGAAGCGCAGCCGGGCATCCCGGCCGCCATGTTGGTCCCGGATCTTCAAGCCGCTCCCGGCGATCGTCCCAAGGCCGCGCCAGAGCGCATCGGCCGGCTCGAAAACCTCCCACATGCAGCCCAGGGCCCCGGGGTTGCCTTCAGCGTTCACTGCCCGGCGGTACTGGATCTCGACCTCGGCGCGCCCCTGCGCGATCTGTCCGGCCAGCATGAGAATCCCCTCGAGGATGTCGACCGGCTCGAAACCCGTCACCACGCAAGGTTTGCGATGACGTTCGGCCACATCCCGGTAGGCCGACGTGCCGATGATCGTCGTGACATGCCCCGGACAGATGAACCCGTCCACATGGATATCCGGATCCGCCAGGAGCGCCTGCATCGCAGGCGGCAGCAGCTTGTGCATGGCAAGGACCGAGAAGTTCTCGACCCCCAGCCGCCCGGCCGTCTGCAGGGCGGCTGCGACGGTCGGGGCGGTCGTCTCGAAACCGATCCCCAGGAAGACCACATCGGAGCGCCTGTTTTCCTTCGCCAGGTCGAGCGCGTCCATGGTCGAGTAGACCATGCGCACATCCGCGCCCGCGGCCTGCTCCAGCCGGAGGGACGAACCGCTGCCTGGAACGCGCAGGAGGTCCCCGAAGGTCGCCACGATCACGCCCGGCTCGCGGGCGAGCCGAAGGCATCGATCGATGTCCTCGGCGGCCGTGACGCACACCGGGCACCCCGGACCCGAGACCAGTTCGATCTCCTCCGGGAGAAGGCTTCGGATGCCGTGGCGGAAGATCGCCATGGTGTGCGTCCCGCAGATCTCCATCAGGCGGATCGGCCGCCCGACCTGTTCGACCATCCGTCCGATCCGCGCGGCCAGGGCCTGTGCAACGGATCGGTCGCGGTATTCATCGATATGCTTCATGTCGTCCGCCCCCATCGACCGCCGCATGCCACGGCGCCCGAACCGGCCTGATGATCACCCCCGGCGAAGCGTCCGCTCCAACCGGTGGTCTGCAGAGCGACGCAGACCGCCTGCCCGAGGCTCAACCCACCGTCGTTGCATGGCACGAGCCGATGGCTCAATACCGTAAAGCCCCCGCGCTCGAGGAGCCCCGTCAGGCCTTCGAGGAGGGTCGCGTTCTGGAAGACCCCGCCGCTCAGCGCGACGACGGAAAGGCCGGTCTGTTCCCGAATGCCCCTGCACACTTCCGACAGCATCTCGATGAGCGCCAGGTGAAACCTCCGGCTCATGATTCCCGCAGGCTTTCCGGCTGCGAGGTCCTCCACGAGCGCCGTGATGATCGGCCCCGCCTCGAGGAGCCATGACCCGTCGTCAAGGGGGCTGACCCTCCAGGGGTAACCCTTCGTCTTCGTCCGGGACTGGCACATCTCGAGCTCGAAGGCCGCCTGCCCCTCGTAGGTGACGCTCCGCCGCAGCCCGATCAAGGCCGCCGCAGCATCGAAGAACCGGCCGCAGCTCGACGTCGGAGGCGCGTTCAAGCCGGTCCGGCACATCTGCAGAACGAGCTCGACCTGGCCCGGGTCGAGCTCGTCCAGGAGCGGGATCTTCAAACCGAAAAGGCCGTCGCCGAAGACTTGGTCCAGATAGGCCAGCGCCATACGCCAGGGGTGCCGGACCGCTGCGTCCCCTCCGGGAAGGGGAACGCCTTCGAGGTGGCCGGCGCGCTCGAATGACACCCAGTCGGCCAGCAGGATCTCCCCGCCCCAGATCGTCCCGTCCGGACCGTAGCCCGTCCCGTCCATGGCCAGCCCGATCACCGGCCCCTCGAAGCCGTGCTCGGCGAGGCAGCTGACGATGTGGGCATGGTGATGCTGCACGGGCACCACCGGACAGCCGGTTCGGGCGCGCGCGAAAACCGATGAGAGATAATCGGGGTGCAGATCGCGGGCCAGCACCTGCGGCTGCACGCCGAGAAGGCCCTCGAGGTGCGAGATCGTCCGTTCGAAGACGCGCAGGGTCTCGAGGTTGTGCAGATCGCCGATGTGCTGGCTCAGGAAAGCACGGCCGCCTTTCGTCAGGCAGACGGTGCTCTTCTGTTCGGCGCCCACCGCCAGCACCGGGGGCAGGTCCTTCAGGGCCTCCGGCAGATGGACCGGTCCAGGGACGAAGCCGCGCGAGCGCCTCATGGGACTCGGGGACCCTGCGACCACGCGCAGGATGCTGTCATCGCAGTGGATGTGAATGTCGCGGTTGTGCAGCAGGAAGCCATCGGCGACGTCGGCAAGATCCCTGAGGGCCTCCCCGTTGTCGATCTGGATCGGCTCGCCGGAGCGGTTGCCGCTCGTCATCACCAGGGCGGGGAAGCGCCCTTCCATCAACAGGGCGTGCAGGGGCGTATACGGGAGCATCACCCCGAAAAGACGGCTCCGCGGCGCCACCTCATCGGACAACCCGTGTCCGCGCCTCTTGCGCAGGAGCACGATCGGACGCTCCAGGGAAGAGAGGCACCGCGCCTCGGCCTGGTTGAAAACAGCGATCCGGCGCGCCGCCGCGAGATCCTTCACCATCAGGGCGAACGGCTTCCCGTCCCGGCGCTTCCGGCTCCTCAGGCGCTTCAGCGCCTCGTCCTGGGCGGCATCGGCCGCCAAGTGGAAACCCCCGAGCCCTTTGACGGCCAGGATGTGTCCGGATTCGATCAGGCTGCACGCGGCGGACAAGGGGTCCTCCCCCTCGAGGGGCCGCCCGGCCGCGTCGCAGAGCGAAACGCGCGGACCGCATTCCGGGCATGCGATCGGCTCTGCATGAAAGCGCCTGTCGAGCGGGTCCTCGTATTCCAAACGGCAGGCCTCGCAGAGGGGGAAGCCGGCCATGGTCGTTCCGGGCCGGTCGTAGGGCACCTCCTTCACGATCGTGTAACGGGGCCCGCAGAACGTGCAATTGATGAACGGATAGCGGTGCCGACGGTCGGCCGGGTCGCGCATCTCAGCCAGGCACGTGCTGCAGACGCACACATCCGGCGGAATGAGGGCGTCCTTTTCCCCGCGGGGCAGGCTCTCGCGGATGACGAACCGCTTGTCGCCCCAGGAAGGCATCGGCCGCCGGATCACCGTCTCGATGCGCGCGAGCGGCGGCGGCTGGGCTTCGACCTCTTCGAAGAACCGCTCGATCCCGACCAGAGGGCCTTCGACCTCCACCTCGACCCCGTCCGGGCTGTTCCGGACATAGCCGGACAGCCCGTGGCGCCTGGCAAGCGTATAGATGAAAGGTCGGAATCCGACACCCTGAACGGTGCCCCTGATCGACCCTTTGACGCGCTCGATCATTTCATTCCAGCGGGGGCCGGCGGGCACGGGCCGCCTCTTTGAGCCAGTCCACCCACCGGTCGAGCCCCTCGCCGGTTTTGCAGGAGACCTCGAACAGCACCAGTTCGGGATTGACCTTCAGCGCCTCCTCGCGGATCTGCTCCACACTGCAGTCGAGATAAGGGAGGAGATCGATCTTGTTGATGACCAGAACCTTCGACTCACGGAACATGAGGGGATATTTCGCGGGCTTGTCCTCTCCCTCGGTGACGCTCAGGATCATGGCCTTGAAGTCCTCGCCCACATGGAACTCCGCGGGGCAGACGAGATTCCCGACATTCTCGACGACCAAAAGATCCATTCGGTCCAGGTCGAGCGCGTCCAGGGCGTCGCGGATCATGTTGCCGTCCAGGTGGCAGGCCCCGCCCGTGTTGATCTGGACGACCTGCACCCCCCGGCGGGCGATCCGTTCGGCATCCTTCGAGGACTGGATGTCCCCCTCGATGACCCCCAGCCTGAGATCGCCGCCGAGGGCCTCGATCGTCTGTTCGAGGAGGCTCGTCTTCCCCGCCCCCGGCGAACTCATGAGATTCATCACCAACAGGCCTTTCCGGTCGAAAAGCCGTCGATTTTCCCGGGCGATGCGCTCGTTGGCATCGAGAATGTCCCTGACCACTGCGATCTTCATCCATTTCCCCCTTCTTCGTCCACCTCCATTTCGACGATGGACAACTCCCTGCCGGAGACGATTTCAATGGATCCGTCCCCGCACTCCGGGCATTGAAAAGCGTAGTTCCGGATCCGGAAACACGCCCCGCACGCGCGGCAGCGCCCCTCCAGCGGGACCTGCTCCAGCTCCAGCAAGGCTCCGTCCAGCTCCGTCCCTTCGATGATTACGCCGAAACAGAACGAGAGGGCGTCCGGAACCACACCGGAAAGCTCTCCGATCCGGACCTTGACGCGGCGCAGGCGCTCGGCCCGGTGGTTGGACATCTCTTCACGAAGGATGTCGATCAAACCCTGAGCGATAGACATTTCGTGCATGTCGGTGGGCTTTCGGCGGCGGCGAGGCAGCGCCCGGACCGCCGCGAATAGATCATGACAGGCTTGGGAGCGGGGGGCTATCCCTGGTTCAAGGCTACGATCAGCGAACTGATCTTCTGGCGGGCATCATTGAAGACCCCGGAAAGATTCAAGGAATGGTTGGCGAAAACACTCTCCGGATCCCCGTTGAAGATGATCAGAGGCTCGAAGTCGCATCGCTGCAAGGATTCCATGACCTTGTCCAGCAGCTTGAGGGCGTTCTTCTTCACGAGGATGTCATGGAAATCGACCCGGATCGCCTTGAAAGAGGCCAGGAGGGCGTAAGCCGCTCCCTGCGCGTAGTAGAAGTTGTCGTCGATCTCGCTCCAGGGGATGTCGACCTGCACGATTTCAATCCCGCCCCCGGACCCTCCGGCGTCCTCCTCGTCGATCAGCACCGCCCGGATGTCCCCGGGCGCATTCATGAGGCGGGTATTGATCCCGCCCATGAGGGAGGCGTACTCCGTCATCAGGGTGGCGAGGTTGTCCGCCCGGGCATAGAAGGTCGATTTCCCGGTCAGAAGATTGCCATAGAAGGTGTCGAGCTTGGCGTGGGCGAGCTTCCACTTGCTTTCTGCAGACGGGAACCACCACCTGCGGGGATCGTTCGATATCGCGGTAAACGCTTCTTCCGCCAGCCGGTCGATCTTGTCCGTCGTACGCAGCCGGGTCAGTTCGTCCCTCAGAACGCGCAGGTTGTAGCGGACCAGCTCGAGCTGCCCGAGCTGGAAGTTGGGCATGTTGTCCAGAAAGATCGTCGGCCAGAAAAGATCGTTCGGCAGCCAGTTGTCGATCATCTGCTCGAGGAGGACCAGATTGGCGCGGACGAAAGCGGCCCCTCTCACATTCCGGTCGTAATCGGACAGTTCGAGGGGCTCCGGTTTTCTGGAATTGACGACCATGACCACCAGAGAGAAGCAGACCAGGACCGCGACGACCAAGGCCACGACCCACTTGGTCTTGCCCGCCTCACGACTCTTTCCGGATTCTTTCATTGGGCAGCATCCTTCGCTTTGAAAAGAGACCGCGCCCGGCCTCCTGGTTGATGTTGCGGCCTTGCTGCGCTGATCGGGGCCGTCAAGAACCATCCCGACATCAGGGAATGGTTCTGCATTATCTCCGAACAGACGTATTCTAAAAAGCGCCCGTCTCGCTTGTCAACAGATAATCGGAGAGTCTTGCAGGCACCGCCGGGCGGCAGGCTCAGCCGTCCTTTCCTCCGGTGCCGGGGCGCGCGGCGGACGGCCCATCCCCCCCGGCTGCACGCGCGCCGTCTTTCCCGGCCCCCTTCGCGGGGCCCGGCGCGCCCTTCCGGGTCCTCAAGCGGCCCGCCAGCCAGAAGAGAACGGTAAAACCTGCTGACAGACCCGCCACCCAAAGAATTCGTGCCAACCAGACGATAAAGGCATCATCCGCCATGCCGCCGACGAACTTCGACGACGGGAGGATGAAAGACAGGACGAAGGCCAGGATGGCAAAACGCCAGAAAAGCCCGGAAAAGCGGCTCAGAGGCCGTTGGTTCATGTCGGTTGTCTCCTTGAATACCGGCCCCGTTCTCCCGCCCGCGGCACGGCGCTCCGGGACAGGCGGACAGCGCCCAACCCGCCGGAACATCCCCCCTCGAAATCACGCAGGGCCGTCTTCCCTTCCCGAATGAATCCTGATACCAAACGCGCGGTCTTGGAGCAACGGAAAATTCCGGCTGCTCGGAAACCCGCTATTTAGACGAAAACCGCCTTTCCGGCCGATACCGGCCTCTGACTGCATGTTTCCGCCTGTCCGCACCAACGGATCTGGCCCGAAGACGCTTTCGGTGCGAAGAAAAAAGGTTGCAGCGATCGAACATCGCCCATTTGGCATATTTCGCTTGCGCCCTTCATCTATGATGCCGATAATTAGAGTTTCCATCCGGAAATGGTCTTTTTGGCCAATCTCGGCGTCAATCTGCACGTTTGCTTGTGCGGCGACCTACAGGTCGCCTCCGCGCAAACGCTTGATCTCCTTGATATTGGCCAAAAATCCTCATTTCCGGATTGGAAACTCGTTTGTAATGGAAATGGTCTTGTACCGGAAATGAGGATTTTTCCTTTACGCGCTTCGCGCGCTCAGCTCACTTATCCTTATGAATGAATGGGGGATTGGAATTTGGCCCAGACGACATCCCGGACCCCGCCAGACACAAAGGTCCATTTTTTGTGGCGTTTTTTCAGTTCAGTCAAACTGACCATCGCGCTTCTGATCATCCTGGCGATCACGTCCATCGCCGGCACGCTCATCCCCCAGCAGCAGGAGGCCCTGAAATTCGCCCGCGAGCTGAGCCCCTGGGTATTCCGTCTCTTCGCGGCCCTCGACCTTTTCGATATGTACCATGCCTTTTGGTTCCGAATTTTCCTGGGCGCGCTGACGGTCAACCTCCTGGTCTGCTCGATCGACCGGTTCCCCACGGCCTGGGGGCGCTTCCGCGCTCAACCGAGCCCGGAGCGTGAACAGCCTTTCGAAAACCTGCCCGAGGAGCAGGCCTTCCTGGTCGAAGGAAACCCCGGTGATCTCCCGGGCCGTATCGAAGCGCTCCTTCGTTCGCGCTACAAGCGCGTTCATGCCGCCAAAGACGAGACGCGTTCGTCCTGGCATGCCGAAAAGGGCCGCTACGCCCACTTCGGGGTCTACCTGGTCCATCTGAGCGTATTCCTCATCCTGGTGGGGGGATTGATCGGCTCCTTTCTCGGCTTTCAAGGCTTCGTCAACATTGTCGAGGGCGAGACGATCGATGAGATCGCGGTCAGAAACCGTATGGAAACCATGCCGCTCGGCTTCGAGGTCCGCTGCGACCGGTTCGTGGTGGAATTCTATGAAAGCGGGGCACCCAAAGAATACCGCTCCGACCTCACCTTTCTCGTCGACGGGGAGGTGGCCGCCGAGCGGGCCATCCGGGTGAACCACCCCACCGAATTCGAAGGCGTGACCTTCTACCAGTCGAGCTACGGCTCGACTCCCGGCAGGCGGGTGCACCTCCACCTCATGCGCGCCGGCGACCCGCCTGCGACGACGCCTGTCGATGCCGAGATCCAGGGCCCCGCAGTTGAACTGCCCGGCAAGGAAGGGGTCTTCAGGGTCCTCGATGCCAACCCCAACATGATGGGCGTCATGGGCCCCGCCGTCCTGATCGGCGTCAAACCGCACGATGGGGATGAGATGCAATTCTGGGTCTTTCAGAACGTCGGGGCCGTTCAGGAGCGGTTCCCTGGGATTTTCGGGCACAACCCGCGCCTGAACCCGGCCGCCTTCGAACCTTACACCTTCGTGCTGACTCAACTGGAAAGCCGCTATTACACGGGACTGCAGGTCAACCGCGACCCCGGCGTACCGCTTGTCTGGGCGGGCTGCTTCATGATGGTCGCGGGTTTCATCGTCACCTTCTTTATGTCCCATCGGCATATCTGGGTGCGCCTGGACCGGATCGAAAACGGCGCGAACCGTGTGCGCATCGCGGGGAGATCCAGCAAAAACCCCGTCGGCCTCGAACGGGAGCTCGAGCGTCTGACGGGCGATTTAAACCGCCTTCTGAACGATCGCAACGACTGACCGAGCGTACGAAACGGGGGCAGCGCATGCGTGCGCCTGGAAGTCCGTTCCCGGGACAACCCCCCCGGCAAGGCGGGATGCTCCCCTGTAAATGGACACGAGATAGAAAGGCCTGAATACGATGCTGAATGCGACTATATTGAGCTACATTACGTTCTTTTACTTCGCTGCGTTTCTGTTCTATCTGCTCATGCTGATCATGCACCGCAAGGCCCCGGGGCTGATCGCCACAGGGATCTCGGCGGCGGGCCTGATCGGGCACACGTTCGCCATCGCGCTGCGATGGTTCGAATCTTACAGGATGGGGATCGGCCACGCCCCCTTTTCCAACCTCTATGAGTCCCTCATCTTCTTCTCCTGGATGATCATGTTTCTCTACCTGCTGGTGGAGTGGCGCACCCGGAACCGCACCCTCGGGGCCTTTGCCACTCCCCTGGCCTTCCTCGCAATGGCTTACGCTTCGTTTTCACCTGGGATCAACAGCCAGATCCAGCCGCTGATCCCCGCCCTCAAGAGCAACTGGCTCATCTCCCATGTGATCACGTGCTTCGTGGGTTATGCCGCCTTCGGCCTCTCTTTCGGGCTGAGCCTGATGTACCTCATGAAGAAGAGAAGCGAGGCGGGCTCCCCTAGGAGGATTACGCGGCTTCTGCCCTCGACCGGCATGCTGGACGAACTGAATTATCAGATGGTCGTAATCGGGTTCCTCATGCTGACCCTCGGCATCATCACCGGTTCGGTGTGGGCCCATTCGGCCTGGGGCAGCTACTGGAGCTGGGACCCGAAGGAGACATGGTCGCTCATCACGTGGCTTGTTTATGCCGCGGTGCTCCATTCCCGCCTCGTCAGGGGATGGCGCGGAAAGAAAATCGCGGTCTTGTGCCTGGTGGGATTCGCCTGTGTGCTTTTCACCTATTTTGGAGTGAATTACCTGGCAGGCCTTCACAGCTACGCCAAATCCTAGGAGGCTGGTACTCCCCGTTTACGGTTCGGAAATGATACTTCCCCGCAAAGCCCGATTTCCGATTCGGAAATGAGGATTTTTTGCCCGTATCAAGGAAACCAAGCGTTTGCGCGGAGGCGACCTCTAGGTCGCCGCACAAGCAAACGTGCAGGTTGACGCGGAGATGGGCAAAAAAGACCGTTTCCGACAGGGAACTATTTTAGGAAGCTCTGGATGATCTTATTCACAGC
This genomic stretch from Desulfatiglans anilini DSM 4660 harbors:
- a CDS encoding DUF2333 family protein; its protein translation is MKESGKSREAGKTKWVVALVVAVLVCFSLVVMVVNSRKPEPLELSDYDRNVRGAAFVRANLVLLEQMIDNWLPNDLFWPTIFLDNMPNFQLGQLELVRYNLRVLRDELTRLRTTDKIDRLAEEAFTAISNDPRRWWFPSAESKWKLAHAKLDTFYGNLLTGKSTFYARADNLATLMTEYASLMGGINTRLMNAPGDIRAVLIDEEDAGGSGGGIEIVQVDIPWSEIDDNFYYAQGAAYALLASFKAIRVDFHDILVKKNALKLLDKVMESLQRCDFEPLIIFNGDPESVFANHSLNLSGVFNDARQKISSLIVALNQG
- the resB gene encoding cytochrome c biogenesis protein ResB, producing MAQTTSRTPPDTKVHFLWRFFSSVKLTIALLIILAITSIAGTLIPQQQEALKFARELSPWVFRLFAALDLFDMYHAFWFRIFLGALTVNLLVCSIDRFPTAWGRFRAQPSPEREQPFENLPEEQAFLVEGNPGDLPGRIEALLRSRYKRVHAAKDETRSSWHAEKGRYAHFGVYLVHLSVFLILVGGLIGSFLGFQGFVNIVEGETIDEIAVRNRMETMPLGFEVRCDRFVVEFYESGAPKEYRSDLTFLVDGEVAAERAIRVNHPTEFEGVTFYQSSYGSTPGRRVHLHLMRAGDPPATTPVDAEIQGPAVELPGKEGVFRVLDANPNMMGVMGPAVLIGVKPHDGDEMQFWVFQNVGAVQERFPGIFGHNPRLNPAAFEPYTFVLTQLESRYYTGLQVNRDPGVPLVWAGCFMMVAGFIVTFFMSHRHIWVRLDRIENGANRVRIAGRSSKNPVGLERELERLTGDLNRLLNDRND
- the hypD gene encoding hydrogenase formation protein HypD; amino-acid sequence: MKHIDEYRDRSVAQALAARIGRMVEQVGRPIRLMEICGTHTMAIFRHGIRSLLPEEIELVSGPGCPVCVTAAEDIDRCLRLAREPGVIVATFGDLLRVPGSGSSLRLEQAAGADVRMVYSTMDALDLAKENRRSDVVFLGIGFETTAPTVAAALQTAGRLGVENFSVLAMHKLLPPAMQALLADPDIHVDGFICPGHVTTIIGTSAYRDVAERHRKPCVVTGFEPVDILEGILMLAGQIAQGRAEVEIQYRRAVNAEGNPGALGCMWEVFEPADALWRGLGTIAGSGLKIRDQHGGRDARLRFDLAVPPAVEPAGCRCAEVLRGRMRPPECPLFGRRCTPQDPVGPCMVSGEGTCAAYYRYRC
- the hypB gene encoding hydrogenase nickel incorporation protein HypB, coding for MKIAVVRDILDANERIARENRRLFDRKGLLVMNLMSSPGAGKTSLLEQTIEALGGDLRLGVIEGDIQSSKDAERIARRGVQVVQINTGGACHLDGNMIRDALDALDLDRMDLLVVENVGNLVCPAEFHVGEDFKAMILSVTEGEDKPAKYPLMFRESKVLVINKIDLLPYLDCSVEQIREEALKVNPELVLFEVSCKTGEGLDRWVDWLKEAARARRPPLE
- the ccsB gene encoding c-type cytochrome biogenesis protein CcsB; protein product: MLNATILSYITFFYFAAFLFYLLMLIMHRKAPGLIATGISAAGLIGHTFAIALRWFESYRMGIGHAPFSNLYESLIFFSWMIMFLYLLVEWRTRNRTLGAFATPLAFLAMAYASFSPGINSQIQPLIPALKSNWLISHVITCFVGYAAFGLSFGLSLMYLMKKRSEAGSPRRITRLLPSTGMLDELNYQMVVIGFLMLTLGIITGSVWAHSAWGSYWSWDPKETWSLITWLVYAAVLHSRLVRGWRGKKIAVLCLVGFACVLFTYFGVNYLAGLHSYAKS
- the hypA gene encoding hydrogenase maturation nickel metallochaperone HypA; translated protein: MHEMSIAQGLIDILREEMSNHRAERLRRVKVRIGELSGVVPDALSFCFGVIIEGTELDGALLELEQVPLEGRCRACGACFRIRNYAFQCPECGDGSIEIVSGRELSIVEMEVDEEGGNG
- a CDS encoding cupin domain-containing protein translates to MQPVVKQLDLSAEFYTEEGCFIIEVSNSADDPGLSVARARVPAGRTTRWHRLRGTVERYVILEGTGLVEVEGMPGARVLPGDVILIPPAASQRITSTGSSDLVFLALCTPRFDPEVYEDTEEGLQAPVRRPAEGPPADGPAGGG
- the hypF gene encoding carbamoyltransferase HypF — protein: MPAGPRWNEMIERVKGSIRGTVQGVGFRPFIYTLARRHGLSGYVRNSPDGVEVEVEGPLVGIERFFEEVEAQPPPLARIETVIRRPMPSWGDKRFVIRESLPRGEKDALIPPDVCVCSTCLAEMRDPADRRHRYPFINCTFCGPRYTIVKEVPYDRPGTTMAGFPLCEACRLEYEDPLDRRFHAEPIACPECGPRVSLCDAAGRPLEGEDPLSAACSLIESGHILAVKGLGGFHLAADAAQDEALKRLRSRKRRDGKPFALMVKDLAAARRIAVFNQAEARCLSSLERPIVLLRKRRGHGLSDEVAPRSRLFGVMLPYTPLHALLMEGRFPALVMTSGNRSGEPIQIDNGEALRDLADVADGFLLHNRDIHIHCDDSILRVVAGSPSPMRRSRGFVPGPVHLPEALKDLPPVLAVGAEQKSTVCLTKGGRAFLSQHIGDLHNLETLRVFERTISHLEGLLGVQPQVLARDLHPDYLSSVFARARTGCPVVPVQHHHAHIVSCLAEHGFEGPVIGLAMDGTGYGPDGTIWGGEILLADWVSFERAGHLEGVPLPGGDAAVRHPWRMALAYLDQVFGDGLFGLKIPLLDELDPGQVELVLQMCRTGLNAPPTSSCGRFFDAAAALIGLRRSVTYEGQAAFELEMCQSRTKTKGYPWRVSPLDDGSWLLEAGPIITALVEDLAAGKPAGIMSRRFHLALIEMLSEVCRGIREQTGLSVVALSGGVFQNATLLEGLTGLLERGGFTVLSHRLVPCNDGGLSLGQAVCVALQTTGWSGRFAGGDHQAGSGAVACGGRWGRTT
- a CDS encoding protein kinase domain-containing protein → MFENIRLADLPERAVRVLRAPSSTRPAIWLLEEEGAGAVVKDFSVNHAWYRHTAGRFLVWREQKALRRLAGVPGVPRLIGVVDGVAIVMERLPGRTLENLEQERTLDPNFFDRLQEAVLQCHARGVAHCDLKRAANILFGDDGRPYIIDWGASISASEFRFFGLRRIFERFEEDDLLAVIKVKLRHCPDQVSAEEKARLYRRSAPERLIRRLRDRLREVLQRVA